The genomic segment CTGTGCGTCTGTGCATACGAAGGACCGTTACcgtgcgcgcgagagagagagagagagagagagagagaggaagagaaagagaaaaatcgTATCGTGAAACAATCGAACTGCAAATGCTCCTCCGaaggaaaccggaaaccaatcgaaaccaaacggaTCCatcgcccggggggggggggggggaaatggaTTTCGAACATtattccctccctcccccattCAGGCCGCTGCAACTTGCACTGCAGCAGATGCGCGCGCCCGCCATGACGCAATCCGCAATGTGCAATGAACTCCCACAAGCCACAAAATCGTTTCGCAACCACAACCAAACGCATGTAGTGTTTGTGTAATTTGTGCTCGGTTTCGAAATTTCGGGCGTAATTATGACGGATCTGCGCGGATTGCGCGACCCGCTGCCGACGGTATTGAATGTCTGAAGCGCCGGTggcggacggatggatggatgaatggagaTCGATTTCGTATTACCACGTCGGTGTCGCTCTATTGTTCTTGGATGCAgcaaccgttgctgctgctactggatgtGCTGGTTTGTTGACCAAAAACACCACCCAACCGAGACGGTTCCGAGACGGTGCGTTGGCCTTGAGAGTGCACAGAAAAGACCGCGGCCATCTTATGCGATCGATCCGGTCTTCCCTGtggctctctctgtgtgccaCTCTGTGAATGCCACTGCCCTGCACCTCCCGGTAGCTCTGCAAACCGGTCAACGTGACGTggcgtgccccccccccccctcgagaCCACAAACAGTCCGGCAGTCCGGTTCGGAAGATAAGAcaggaaagtgaaatggaatgCTGGCGCGTAATGGCATTACGTAAGAACGGCTGTTTTGTGGGGGCGGTGGGCGCTGCTGTTCGGTTCCTGCGCCTTCGTACGCAGTCACGCACCAAGTTAAAGAGgcacaaaaataaatacacattttttttttcgtttgctatCAAATCTAAGTCACACATCACATCCGGGCGGGTGGGTTTGTTTCCTGTTGTCCATTTGCACCCGGTCCCACCCTTGAGCGATCTGGAGCTGTAGCAAATAACTCACAGGGCGAGGGATTTCGCTTGGCAAAACGTGGGCCACACCAACAATAAATACTCACAGATACCGGCGATGAGCGCCGAAAACACGATCACGCTGTGCCGCATCCTGGAGttgagtggtggtgctgcaggatTGGGtaggatttcttttttttctgtttttttttttgataggAGCAGAAGGCGGCCACGGAATGTCACGATctattctgttgctgctggtgctgctggtgctggtgctggtgctgctactgctgtttaCCAGACACTTCCGAGCACTTCAGTAGATTTGGTTGAACTACCTGGCGGTGGTGATAATACTCTTATTTTTTATGAATCtaccgcctctctctctctctctctctctctctctctctccccaacCGGCACACGATCGGTCGCGCGAGTGAGTGGTGGTTTTCGAGGGGGAGGTTGGGGCCACACGATTTCGCACTCTCTACGCAGCAGCGCCcgctcccctcccccgccTTCCGACGGGTCTGTTTCAGTCTCATCacatcttttttctctctttctctttatctctctctctctctctctctctcgctctccctctctctctctctcgcgctctctctctctcctttgtttgtttcctcgattggccaccaccgctcaccaccaccaagcaatTACTCGTTATGCTCTTGGCAGCCACCCTAGCCACTCTGGAGGGGTGCCCGGTGCAgagagggggtggaggggatGGGGGTTTTGAAAGTTAAACGCACATCAAtcgccccctccctctctatctctttttttctctcgctcgctcgcacttgGTCGCTCCTTCTCgcacatttctctctctctctctctctctctctctctctctctctctctcatccacTGTAAAGGGGAAGGGTAAAGAGAGGTACGCAGCGATCGTGCTCGCGGCCTATCGCGTTTGTCGCGCCCGCTTTGAGTTTCCAAAACAGaagagagcaacaaaaaaaaaaaaaccaaacaaaaatccatcagcagcatcggctaTGCTTCAATGATTTCCTGCATTCCGCTTCTCCttcctcgccaccaccatcggccgcGGAACTGCTGGCCGGCGTGCAAGCCCGAATATTCGGGCAACGCTCCCGCTCGTTACGCCGTTACagcttcccccctccccactcTCCCCTTCCCACATATTCAGACAACCGGATTCGCCGCCAGGGATACGATGATTGATCGGTGAGCAACCCGTTCGCCACCAGCTTTCACCAATTCCAGGTGGGAGTGCCCAAGGACCCCTCGGGAAGGGCTGCagtggtgtgctgtgctgcttgcCCTAGTTCAAATCGACTGGTCAGCCTTCACTTTACGATCACACGCCACCCCGCACACCATCTGCGGGGTGGTGTTCTTGCTATCTTGGCAACAAGCCCTTCCCGGATGGCCTGGGAGTGGGAGCAGAGAGCGAACAAAGATGCATTCGTATATTTCGTTGATGTTGTGAATGATTGGTTTCCAAAGGCCAAACACAGGTTTCTGGTGTCATTTCGTGCGCGGAATGGCGTCATACACATCCTGATGTTGACCCAACAAACCTCCCAATGTTATGCACAAAGAGACGCTAAAAAGCCGCAAAAACGATGTGCAAAAaagggcccccccccccaaacacaccgAACTACCGCCGCAACTGACCGAAAACGCGACAAaggttacctggcaaatagtgtacagattgtgtgtgcaaaatttcaaaccgatcCGCCCAATAATGGCTGGCTACCGACCGACTGAacacggtgacggcgatggATTTGTCAAAcacggggttcgtcgcttttatttcggcgagcgcgcgcgcgcgcgcaagtcTTTTGTGGCATACcaaaaaacggctcatttttgatgatttgttacAGGAAAACTATCGACCGGTGtatatttttgtaaatgccataataaagtacaacttttgaagaaagttTGGAtgtattttggaaaaaaaaaattaataattttacGCCCCTGGCATCCAATCTAGAAGCGCGTGTCTGTCGATGCTTGTGTAGTGCGACTTTTCAAAACTCAacatctttgtcagtttcgTTGCGATTGTTTCCaaaattttacacaacatTCTGAAacggatcagcattcagggaagaatgttaaaaataaatgtcacAAACAAAGatttaaataccgaagcccctgtTCTACTCATGGAAGCATCGCCATACACAAGCCAATCAGTAGGAAACACCCGTCTCCGCTTATCTACCACTTATAGCTGTGAGTTGGTATTGCTTTTTACTGTTTCATGTCGAATAACAACTTTAAAATcgctataaaaaaaacctgcctGCTCGGCTAAACAGCGTTTCCacgcgttgttttgttttcggatAATTCGGACGGACACGAACGTCAACTAATGCAGCATCTTCTGGCTCTCACGGGCTTTAATGTTCGGGTTACTGCCGATAAAACAAATACTCACTATCTACCTGGGGTATGCATTTGAAACCGTTGTTTTTATTCGAAAGTACAAAAAACGTTTATTGTGAGAAAACGGATAATCACTTATTCTCCAAAGTGATGGCCattcgttagctacacatttcaactaaaTCTTTGGCGCgttttggatgcctaaccaAAAACGCCGCAAATCTGtagcatttttttcaaaacccatccttttttctcaattttcgtaaaaaaggaagcgctgctcagCCACATTACCTGTCCCCCAACCGAGGCAAACGAATGTTCATCTGATAGTGTCAAGTCTGGTGAAGTTAGCCGCAGGTGGtttttgttaccaattgtggcttttgtaccgtgtccttggccgatatcctgcgcgcggtggcggtgcattttcatcaaGCCTCgagtcgtttttgatattttgcttgattttttttcgcacaAGTCTCggttgaaattgattaattgttgcttttaatgataGTTAATAACCCTTTTTGGCCGTtaaggcctgcaatttgatgtCTTCAAACAGTTGCGCTGGTTGGTGGATCTTTCATCAATATACtacttttaaaatgtttaaaccgcactttgcactgtgtttcagtgagagcaCAGCTAACCTTGAATAagaatttgatgcgattcggcggCCGATTTTATGAGATGAAGGCAAAAACCAAAGGATATCCGCGATTCGCAGTTTTGTGTGAACGTAACTTGCTATTTTAATCGCaatgaaaatgtttattattgtgttaatttaaataaatgcaCACCAATTTTGTTTAACGGATGCacaatgaacaaaataaagacACTTGGACtgagctccatttggcgtagatatagctttagaatgaaaacagGTCGGTTTCATACGGATAACAGGTGGGTCAGTAAGTGTTTGGCCTGAAATATAAAAAAGCGACACCAATTCTTTTCAATCCCTACGCTTTTCCGATACTGCCAACCTTCAGAGAAATCCTGTAaaattttcaaaccattctGTTTACAATTACCCAAGCGATTGACGGTCAAGTGTGATGCAACCTTTTTTAAATTGCGTTAAGAAAACTGTTAAATCTAAGTTAACATtttaaagaagaagaaagttagGAAGAGTGTTAAGAAAAATCCTGGCGTGCGCATTCTGTAGCTAGTCAAACAATTTGCCTACTAATTGGGCTACTGGTCACTCCCTTTTCGTACTTTGCCTCCTGGACTCCTGCACAGCCCCGGCGTGCAGTCCAACAGTGTCTCGGTGCACCGTTAAcccgaaacccccccccctttagcGAGGGCTGATGACACAATTGCGCACTGGGAGTCCGCACGATGACCGAGCGAACTCGTGTCCCGAATACCGAACCGTTTTGGGCCCGGGTGCGTACGTGAccggcaaacggcaaacgaattttcttttcgctccaGCTCACCGATTGGCCGGATTGGATGATtcgcttgtcgtcgtcgtcgtcgtcgtcgtcgctgttgtggtggttgctgttacCGGTTgctggccagcgccagcgccaatCGTCACATCGTCGATGAACGTCACCGAGCGTGCCCGCTGGAGCCCGACGGACGGTCCCGCCTTACCCGGTGCCGGTCTCCCATCGGGCGGACTGCCGTTAGTAACGGTGCTTTCTTCCGTGTCCGTACCGGTGCCAAACTCACCCCGGCCATCGGTTCGCCGCTGGGCACGCTTCTGCAGGAACGCCTGCAGATGGTCCCGGTTGCCGGACACCTCGGCCAACACCAGTGCCCGCCGTGCGCTACCCTTCACCAGAATGTGGGCGAAGCTCGTGTTCGGCTCGAGTGGAAGGCGAAAGTTGCGCAGCACCTCCGCCGCCTCCCAGCTGACGCGCGGATAGTCACCGAGTTCGTCCTCCGACCGAAACCCGGGTGGGCGAGGggtcccggtggccggttcaCCGTCACGGGTTGCCGGTGGGTGTGGTGCAAGCGCCCCCCGCACCCGCCGGTAGTCACCGGGCGACGCAGCGACACTGTCGGCGATGGCGGCCCGCTTCAGCACGTCGTACCGGCGCCGTTCCCGCTCCGGTTGCATCTGCTTGGCGAGCAGGCCCGGGCTGAGGTGGCGGCGTACCATCATCGTGCGGATGAGGGCCCGGTAGTAGCGGGCCCGGTACCGCCCTTCGAGCCGCCGCCCCAAATCCATCCGCTTCGTCGCATCCCGGaccgccttcttcttcgcttcctcgATCGCCTGCCGCCGCAGGAAGTCATCGTGCTCCTGCTGTTCCACCTCCTGGCGTTCCGCCAGCTCGCGTGCCTCCCGTTCGGCCCGCAGCTTCGCCTCGATCTGCTGCCGGTTCTGCTCGTAGTACCGGGCGACCCAGGCCGCCTGTTCGTGTTTCCGCGCCAGCTCGGTCCGGATCAGCTGGCGGAAGCGTTTCCGCTCGGTTGGCAGCGGTTCGGCGAACGGACCGGGGATGGTTAGCAGCCGCACGTTGCCTGTCCCGTCCGCTACGGCCAGCTGGTGGGCCCGGGTAACGCCCACCGGCCCTGTACGGTACGGATGCTGCGTGATGACCGAGAGGACCGAGGCACCGAGATTGAGCGTTACGCACGCCGCCGATGTTCGAACTGCGTTGGGAACGAAGAGGGGGGgccagagtgagtgagagagaaagagagagagagagaaagaaagagaaagagagagagaaagagagagagagaaagagaagaaaaaaaaacagcgaaaaggCGTAAAGTACTTTGCAGATCCCAGATCTCCAAATCACCGTTGGCGTGCCCgagaaagaaaaccgacgGCCGTTCGAGACTCCAGGCACCGGCGGTGACCGGTGACGGTTTGCGGCGCCAGAAAATGGGCGACTGGCGGGAGTCGGTGGTCCAGATCGCCAGCACGGACCCACCGGCCGTCAGCAGGACATCGTGGAGGAAGGGGCTGCGGGCGATCGCCACCAGCGGTCCGTCGTGGATCGGTGCGAACGGGTCCCGGTCCCGTACCGGTTCCTCGTTGACGGTTGCACCCTGATCGAACTCGTAACCGTCCCACTTGCCCCAGAACAACCCACCGAGCGCGGTGCCAGCGATGAAGGACTGGCGGCAGacggcggcaccaccaccgccggtggtggcctccgtcaccgtcaccgggcgTTCCACggttccggcaccggcaccggcaccggcacccggCCGCAGCGCATCGTCGAACGCCAGCTGCACGATCGGCTGCTCgcaccggatccggaacgTCGGGTGGAATGCCgcctgctggtggccgattcccccggcccggcccggctccGTGGCGACGGCATCCAGATCCCACACGCACACCGTCCCGTCGAGGGAGGCCGTGAGGAGAAAGCGTACCGGGCGCCGGTCGGTCTCACCGGCCGCAGTTGGCCGCAGTTGGCCCGTGTTGGCGCACTGGATGTTCGGGGGCAACCAGCGGATCACGGTGATCGGTTTGCGTGCGGACCACTCGAGGGCACTGACGGCCACCGGCTGGACGTGGACGGGTTCGGTCCGATCCACCCCGGTTGGCCCGGTACGACGCCCAGCCGCACCATCCCGGCCGGCGCCGTTGCCGAGGATGCTTCTGATTTCGCTCCGGTACGATCGTTCCCCAGCTCCGGTAACCGACGttcggtgatgctgatggtggtgatggtgatgatgatggtgatgtggcgGATGATGCGGCGGATGCGGGTTGACACTGTGGGAGGTGTTTGGGTGTGTCGCtttgctgctcgctggccCAGCGAGGTGTTCCAGCTCGCCAGCCGTCAGCTGCCAGAGGGCGAGCTGCCCACTGGACAGGCCACCCACCAGTAGGTGGCCATCGTACGGGCAGAACGAGAGTGTGGTTACCTCGCGCGGTGACTCGAGCCACAGTTTCGGCACCAACGAGTCCGCAACATTCCACGCCAACACTGGACACTTTTCGAACACTAGCCGATTGACTGGATCCTTGCGGTTGTtgctagtggtgctggtgctggtgctgagtaCGCTGGCCGCGATGTGCTGCACGTAGGAAGCGACAAACGTACCGGGGAGGGTCGGATGCCACTCAATCGATGCCACCTGCCGGTTAGCGCAGGTTGCCCGGTCCATGAAGCACAGCGTCTCGTCGACCACGGGCTGCTCGTACTTTGGGATCGATTTGTGGCGCGAAATGATCGGATAGTCGTTCCGGTACATGTCGATCTGGTTGAACTCGAGCGTTTTCAGTAGCCGCTCGACGTAACCGCTGACCCGGGACGCATCGGGCAGCTGTTCCATCGCTGTGGcggtgctcgtggtggccgccatcgttgcttttgtggtggtggctgctgctactgctgctgctgctggtgacggttCGCTGCCCAGCTCGTACAGATACTGGGACCAGGCGTTCGTCGGGAAGGTGGGATccgtctgctggtgctggtgcatctTCTGTGGCCGCAGCTGCACACCAAAGTCGACCGATTTGCGTACGATATTGTGGAACACGGTACGGGGCACCAGCTCCACGTAACCGTCACGGGCGTCCGCCACCAGCCGCACCGCGAACCGGTACGACCGGGACCGGCTCCGGTGCACCGCGTAGATGCTCTGCGACTCGACGTTCACCACGTTGGTGCGCCGGAGCGGGATGAAACACTCGACCTCGCGTTCGCTCCCGCGCGATACCCAGCGGCGGGCCCGCTTCCGCATGGCGGCTGCCGCCCGGAGCCGCTCGGTTAGCTCGAGGCGCCGGATCAGCTCACGGGCGTCCCGGATCTCGTGCGCGTCCGTAAACACCGCGAAcaggtcgtcatcgtcggtacCGTGGTCCGGTAGGTAGCCCACCAGGATCAACCGGCCCGGTTCCAGCTCCTTCAGCCGGTCCTTCAGCTGCCGCTGGCCCTTCGTCTTGCCCGGCAGATGGTCCTCCAGCAGTTCCTTCTTGATCTCGCGCCACGGATGCTCCACGCTCACGCTCGTGCCCACCTCCATGCCGAGCTCCGCCTGCAAATCGggactgtatgtgtgcgtgcgtgcgtgcgtgcgtgcgggggTGGGAAACGGGAATTGCACTTTTTAGGAACTGCCCCCCCCGGTTTACTGCTCGTTGGCCTCCTCCTCCAAACCTACCTTATCACCAGCCGGGAGCACTTGGGGAAGCTGGCTAGCTTCTGGCGGgcatccttttcttcgaaGTTGAAAATCAGTGCcacttcctcgtcctcggagCAGTCGAAGCTGGTCCGGGCGGTCGATGCTAGGTCACCGGCCCGTTCGGATGCCTTCGCATCTGTGCTGCCCCCACCGGTCTTTAGCTGGGCCATCGCGTAGCACCAACGTAGCAAGGCTCTGCAAGCAAACTGATGATCCGCTGAACCGTAAAGGACCGTAATGGCGCCCttgtttgctttccgtttCTATGGCAAACCGAAACTCCCGTTCGGCAAGCTTGTAGGGTAAGTATGATGGCGCTTCATGGGGAGTGTTGGTCGAACCCACGGCCACACTACGGTAATTGTTAGGTAGTTAACGGATTGAATCGagggggagaagaaaaaaacttcAATGAAAACCAAGGTAAAACGCCTTTAtgtttttacaatttaaaCATCGGATTGGATCTCATTGGTGAAAATCAAATTCCGACACCACTTACGGTCAAGTGTAGCTGCTCTTTGGCTCTAGCGAGTCTACcctttttttacacaatttgaGACCATGCCGATGGGCCATGTTTTTGAACTTTAAAGACCTTTTTTTTGAATCTCAAGTTGTACGCTTTGAGCTGAAATGCGTCCCTCTAAATCCACTGGGGCGTGAAATTCTTTCCAATTCGCTTCAtaacatttcaaacatttgtttcCATGTTGCGTTTTTGTAGCAGGCGGCTTTCAGGATGCCTAGACGTTACAAATTGGATTGCAATTTGGCTTTTACCGATGTTAATTTTTAACCGTGGCTACGCTAACGGAAACAATTACACCGCAATTCAAATATTACTCCCCGGCTGCTTTTGATCGACTGAAACGGAGTCGTGGAGGGGCTTCAGGGGCCAGAATACGACACAATTTCTGAATTAATACTAAAAGGATGCATTCCCTATCCAAAGTCATGTGAAAACTTCGGTAAAACAGCGGAAAAACAGCGTTAAAAGGCTGCTGGAGCGTGGAACCGGACCAGTATAAACCAACGGAGTGAAATTTATGTTGAAGGATGCGCCTCGCCATCTCGCCTCTTCtcttgcctctctttctctcgtgtgttgttgttttggttttcatgtTGGTGGTTAAAAAACCATTCCTTTTAGTTTAGAAATCGCTGTAAAAATGGGATATTTTCACTATTTCCTGTTAAAGCTAAAGGTGATAAGCTAAAGGTGATAAGAGCACATTAGAGTCCCTTGCCActgccgtcgtcgttctcgcTAGTTACCGTGCAAAACTGAAGCTAGATCCACAAAGGACGAGGCTGAATTCGCGGGAAAGGactcctttccctttcctttccaatcACTCAACGCACAATCAACCCAAAAGAGCGCAGAAATCTGCGTGGCAGCGATCCGGGTGTCTCGAAAGGATACCCTAGTAATGTGGAGTAGCTCTGAGgttaatgcaaaacaaaacacaatcgaaGAACAGTAAAAATGAAGCGATCCGAATTTGTGCAGCattgtttaaaatttgttGAGATATCACAAGAGCTGAACGATAGCTGGGAAATTGTGTCAACACCGAACGGTGAAGATTATCTGCGGACCACGAAATTATTCCGCCGAAAGGACACGATTGGTGAACAGGAGGAGCAGGTGAATGATGAAATGCCGGAGCTAGACCATAACGATCCATCAGGTGCTACCGTTTCAACAATCGTCAAGGACGAAGTGTATATGATCGAATATCATGTCGTGTACAGTTTGAGCTATCAAGTCCCTGTGCTGTATCTCAATGTTCAAGATTCAAGTATGTTGAAATCGGGTGATTTCTTAACAATAGAACTCATCAACGTTTGTATTTGCAGGAGGGAAAATCTTAAATTTGCAATCTGCGTGGAAATTGCTGGGAGCTTTGAAAGGATTTGGCGCAACAGGAATCTATCAGGCTTTGACCCAAACGGAGCATCCCTTTCTTTATAGGCCCTATCTGTGTATACATCCGTGTAAAACACAGGACATCTTCGACAGTCTACCCAGTACCAAGCAGCCCATAGTTACATTTTTATCAACCTACGGGCCGCTCGTTAAACTTGATATCGATCCTCGATACGGTTTGAAGTGATGCTGTTACTAGTAACTGCCTTAGCATacccttttctttctaaatCCAGTGAAATTACTGTTTTGTCGGAAAAAACGCTTTAATCGAGCTAGCAGTAAAAAGCGAGCAGTGCTCAATGTTCCAGTGTGACTGTTTTGTACCAATAATATGTCAGAAGAGGGGGCCCGCGTCATCCAACGTCACTTCAGCATGAATTTCGTAGAAATCTATTGATATTTTCTTGGTGTATTTTGTTTGTGAGTTCAGCTAAAGGGGTTATCTAGCCGCTAGCCTTACTAGAGTCTACACGTGTTACTATTTGTGGTGCCTTTTGTAATACAAGTAAATTCCAAACGTTCTGTAGCTATTTATTATTACTTCGGAAGGACGACAATGGAATCAAATAACGAAACATACCTTGGATTTGATTTAAGCACACAGAAGGTAATTAATGTATAAATGTCTAATTGTCCTATTGTTAGCAGATATTCTGTTGTcgtattttaaaaaaagcgtTTTTCGAATCGTGATAG from the Anopheles aquasalis chromosome X, idAnoAquaMG_Q_19, whole genome shotgun sequence genome contains:
- the LOC126572191 gene encoding ubiquitin-like-conjugating enzyme ATG10; protein product: MKRSEFVQHCLKFVEISQELNDSWEIVSTPNGEDYLRTTKLFRRKDTIGEQEEQVNDEMPELDHNDPSGATVSTIVKDEVYMIEYHVVYSLSYQVPVLYLNVQDSRGKILNLQSAWKLLGALKGFGATGIYQALTQTEHPFLYRPYLCIHPCKTQDIFDSLPSTKQPIVTFLSTYGPLVKLDIDPRYGLK
- the LOC126573133 gene encoding dynein axonemal intermediate chain 3, which produces MAQLKTGGGSTDAKASERAGDLASTARTSFDCSEDEEVALIFNFEEKDARQKLASFPKCSRLVISPDLQAELGMEVGTSVSVEHPWREIKKELLEDHLPGKTKGQRQLKDRLKELEPGRLILVGYLPDHGTDDDDLFAVFTDAHEIRDARELIRRLELTERLRAAAAMRKRARRWVSRGSEREVECFIPLRRTNVVNVESQSIYAVHRSRSRSYRFAVRLVADARDGYVELVPRTVFHNIVRKSVDFGVQLRPQKMHQHQQTDPTFPTNAWSQYLYELGSEPSPAAAAVAAATTTKATMAATTSTATAMEQLPDASRVSGYVERLLKTLEFNQIDMYRNDYPIISRHKSIPKYEQPVVDETLCFMDRATCANRQVASIEWHPTLPGTFVASYVQHIAASVLSTSTSTTSNNRKDPVNRLVFEKCPVLAWNVADSLVPKLWLESPREVTTLSFCPYDGHLLVGGLSSGQLALWQLTAGELEHLAGPASSKATHPNTSHSVNPHPPHHPPHHHHHHHHHHQHHRTSVTGAGERSYRSEIRSILGNGAGRDGAAGRRTGPTGVDRTEPVHVQPVAVSALEWSARKPITVIRWLPPNIQCANTGQLRPTAAGETDRRPVRFLLTASLDGTVCVWDLDAVATEPGRAGGIGHQQAAFHPTFRIRCEQPIVQLAFDDALRPGAGAGAGAGTVERPVTVTEATTGGGGAAVCRQSFIAGTALGGLFWGKWDGYEFDQGATVNEEPVRDRDPFAPIHDGPLVAIARSPFLHDVLLTAGGSVLAIWTTDSRQSPIFWRRKPSPVTAGAWSLERPSVFFLGHANGDLEIWDLQIRTSAACVTLNLGASVLSVITQHPYRTGPVGVTRAHQLAVADGTGNVRLLTIPGPFAEPLPTERKRFRQLIRTELARKHEQAAWVARYYEQNRQQIEAKLRAEREARELAERQEVEQQEHDDFLRRQAIEEAKKKAVRDATKRMDLGRRLEGRYRARYYRALIRTMMVRRHLSPGLLAKQMQPERERRRYDVLKRAAIADSVAASPGDYRRVRGALAPHPPATRDGEPATGTPRPPGFRSEDELGDYPRVSWEAAEVLRNFRLPLEPNTSFAHILVKGSARRALVLAEVSGNRDHLQAFLQKRAQRRTDGRGEFGTGTDTEESTVTNGSPPDGRPAPGKAGPSVGLQRARSVTFIDDVTIGAGAGQQPI